One Maribacter dokdonensis DSW-8 genomic region harbors:
- a CDS encoding DUF547 domain-containing protein produces MKLRLYFLAALLALSCTAKTNLQAQTEAGDNSVDFNELSESFLHKIKAEEDTQEIQNILANTTIKELDAALDTNDKRLAFWLNIYNAYIQVILQNNPELYDDRGSFFKLEQIKIAGEMVSFAKIEHGLIRKSQWEYGLGYIRKWFPNKFERKLRVDKPVYNIHFALNCGAKDCPPVAIYEWERLPEQLEIGTKKHLEKTSEFNTETNVVKVTSLFNWFRGDFGGKNGVKKILKENDIIPSTKDVDIEYTNYDWTLYLDNFIEL; encoded by the coding sequence ATGAAATTAAGACTATATTTTTTAGCTGCTCTATTAGCATTATCATGTACGGCTAAAACCAATTTACAGGCACAAACGGAAGCTGGTGACAATAGCGTTGACTTCAATGAGCTATCAGAATCTTTCTTGCATAAAATAAAAGCCGAAGAAGATACTCAGGAAATACAAAATATTTTAGCAAATACCACCATTAAGGAATTGGATGCCGCTCTTGACACCAATGATAAACGTTTGGCGTTTTGGTTGAATATTTACAATGCTTATATACAGGTTATTTTGCAGAATAATCCTGAATTGTATGATGACCGTGGCAGTTTTTTTAAATTGGAGCAAATTAAGATTGCCGGTGAAATGGTTTCGTTTGCAAAAATTGAACATGGTCTTATTAGAAAATCTCAATGGGAATACGGATTGGGCTATATACGCAAATGGTTCCCTAACAAATTTGAACGAAAACTAAGAGTTGACAAACCTGTGTACAATATACATTTTGCGTTGAACTGTGGCGCCAAAGATTGTCCACCAGTAGCCATATATGAATGGGAACGCCTACCAGAACAGTTAGAAATAGGCACAAAAAAACATCTAGAAAAAACAAGTGAGTTCAATACAGAAACCAATGTAGTTAAGGTTACATCATTATTCAATTGGTTTAGGGGAGATTTTGGCGGAAAAAACGGTGTTAAAAAAATCTTGAAAGAAAACGATATCATACCTTCTACAAAAGATGTAGATATTGAATACACAAACTATGACTGGACCCTTTATTTGGACAATTTTATAGAATTGTAA